A stretch of Allostreptomyces psammosilenae DNA encodes these proteins:
- a CDS encoding SGNH/GDSL hydrolase family protein: MRIRRLLSATFTLLLAAVLSFAFVSPASAAAPSYVALGDSYSSGVGAGSYDSASGDCRRSAYAYPRLWANANSPASFSFVACSGATTASVTSSQLGALSSTTGLVSISVGGNDVGFADVMTDCVLWSTSTCVSAVNAAINEVRTILPGNLDRLYSQIRSRSPNAQVFVLGYPRFYQLNGTCVVGMTETERAAINNGADVLNSVIAQRAAAAGFTFVDIAGPFTGHGICSGSSWLHSVTLPVYESYHPTRAGQTSGYLPAFSAAV, translated from the coding sequence ATGAGGATCCGAAGACTCCTCTCGGCCACCTTCACCCTCCTGCTGGCCGCGGTGCTCTCCTTCGCCTTCGTCTCCCCCGCCTCGGCGGCGGCGCCCAGCTACGTCGCGCTCGGTGACTCCTACTCCTCCGGAGTCGGCGCGGGCAGCTACGACTCCGCCAGCGGTGACTGCCGGCGCAGCGCCTACGCCTACCCCCGGCTGTGGGCCAACGCCAACTCCCCGGCCTCGTTCTCCTTCGTGGCCTGCTCCGGGGCGACCACGGCGTCGGTGACGAGCAGCCAGCTCGGCGCCCTGAGCTCGACCACCGGCCTGGTGTCGATCAGCGTGGGCGGCAACGACGTCGGCTTCGCGGACGTGATGACCGACTGCGTGCTGTGGTCCACCAGCACCTGCGTGTCGGCGGTCAACGCGGCCATCAACGAGGTGCGGACCATCCTCCCGGGCAACCTGGACCGGCTCTACTCGCAGATCCGCAGCAGGTCGCCGAACGCGCAGGTGTTCGTCCTCGGCTACCCGCGCTTCTACCAGCTCAACGGCACCTGCGTGGTCGGGATGACGGAGACCGAGCGGGCGGCCATCAACAACGGCGCGGACGTGCTGAACTCGGTGATCGCGCAGCGCGCCGCCGCCGCGGGCTTCACCTTCGTCGACATCGCCGGGCCGTTCACCGGGCACGGCATCTGCTCCGGCAGCTCCTGGCTGCACAGCGTGACCCTGCCGGTGTACGAGTCCTACCACCCGACGCGGGCCGGCCAGACCAGCGGTTACCTGCCGGCCTTCAGCGCGGCGGTCTGA
- a CDS encoding 3-hydroxybutyryl-CoA dehydrogenase: MTTVNEDPSPAAAAGPEAASDIQRVGVVGAGQMGSGIAEVCARAGLDVRIVEVSGQALEIGRSRLWNSLDRAVERGKLEPAERERLVERLEFTTDITELADRDLVIEAVVENLQVKTELFTALDRVVTRPDAILATNTSSFPIIRIATATSRPQQVLGIHFFNPATVQPLVELIPSMATSTETVERAHALATAVLGKQAIRAGDRAGFVVNALLIPYLLSAVRMYESGFASAEDIDNGMVYGCAHPMGPLRLTDLVGLDTTLAVADSLWEEFREPQYAAPPLLRRMVDAGLLGKKVGRGFYDYTKD, translated from the coding sequence GTGACGACCGTCAACGAAGACCCGTCCCCCGCCGCCGCGGCCGGCCCGGAGGCGGCCTCGGACATCCAGCGCGTCGGCGTCGTCGGCGCCGGCCAGATGGGCTCCGGCATCGCCGAGGTGTGCGCCCGCGCCGGCCTCGACGTCCGCATCGTCGAGGTCAGCGGCCAGGCCCTGGAGATCGGCCGCTCCCGGCTGTGGAACTCCCTGGACCGCGCGGTCGAGCGGGGCAAGCTGGAGCCGGCCGAGCGGGAGCGCCTGGTCGAGCGGCTGGAGTTCACCACCGACATCACCGAACTGGCCGACCGCGACCTGGTGATCGAGGCCGTGGTGGAGAACCTCCAGGTCAAAACCGAGCTGTTCACCGCCCTGGACCGGGTGGTCACCCGCCCGGACGCGATCCTGGCGACCAACACCTCCTCGTTCCCGATCATCCGGATCGCCACCGCCACCAGCCGGCCGCAGCAGGTGCTGGGCATCCACTTCTTCAACCCGGCCACCGTGCAGCCGCTCGTCGAGCTGATCCCCTCGATGGCCACCTCCACCGAGACCGTCGAGCGGGCGCACGCCCTGGCCACCGCCGTGCTCGGCAAGCAGGCCATCCGCGCCGGCGACCGCGCCGGCTTCGTGGTGAACGCGCTGCTGATCCCCTACCTGCTCAGCGCCGTGCGGATGTACGAGTCCGGCTTCGCCTCCGCCGAGGACATCGACAACGGCATGGTCTACGGCTGCGCCCACCCCATGGGCCCGCTGCGGCTGACCGACCTGGTCGGCCTGGACACCACCCTTGCGGTCGCCGACTCGCTGTGGGAGGAGTTCCGCGAGCCGCAGTACGCCGCTCCCCCGCTGCTGCGCCGGATGGTCGACGCCGGGCTGCTCGGCAAGAAGGTCGGCCGCGGCTTCTACGACTACACCAAGGACTGA
- a CDS encoding DUF6314 family protein, which translates to MRQQQSGNARFIAPSPFEATPVTDTLAYLEGVWRLDRTVLDRATGHRGTFHGAVTFTPLGDGTLHAAERGTLTWEGVPRHAERTLLYRPGFTAGTAAVHFADGRFFHDLDLRRGEFTAEHFCGADTYAGSYTVFGRNGWNVSWAVRGPAKDLLISSDHVRADRPLSDN; encoded by the coding sequence ATGCGACAGCAACAATCCGGCAATGCCCGGTTCATCGCCCCGTCGCCCTTCGAGGCGACGCCCGTCACCGACACCCTCGCCTACCTCGAAGGGGTCTGGCGCCTGGACCGCACCGTGCTGGACCGCGCGACCGGCCACCGCGGGACGTTCCACGGCGCCGTCACCTTCACCCCGCTGGGCGACGGCACCCTGCACGCCGCCGAGCGGGGGACGCTGACCTGGGAGGGCGTGCCCCGACACGCCGAACGAACGCTGCTGTACCGGCCCGGATTCACCGCCGGCACCGCCGCGGTGCACTTCGCCGACGGCCGGTTCTTCCACGACCTCGACCTGCGCCGCGGCGAGTTCACCGCCGAGCACTTCTGCGGCGCGGACACCTACGCCGGCAGCTACACCGTCTTCGGGCGCAACGGCTGGAACGTCTCCTGGGCCGTCCGCGGACCGGCCAAAGACCTGCTCATCAGCAGCGACCACGTGCGGGCCGACCGCCCGCTGTCGGACAACTGA
- a CDS encoding glycoside hydrolase family 10 protein, translating into MGNRTGRRVGTSRRGFGVATVGALGAALLGGAGLWRLGPQGAVAATRSAVPPSGEEMRGTWVATTGNLNWPSRPGLPVEEQRAELDAWLDLAVRHRMNTVVLQVRANADTLWPSALEPWSAVLTGTQGQDPGWDPLGHAVEQAHARGLELHAWFNPYRIAAHDDPDRLAEDHPARLHPEWVIAYQGKLYYDPGRPEVQRHVRDVVLEVAHAYPVDAVHWDDYFYPQETGGVPFGDDASWESHGQGFEDRAAWRRDNVNTLVRETGREVRAVREGLRFGISPSGVWRNASADPRGSDTQAFASYDDLHADSRRWVRKEWIDYVVPQVYWEIGHSAADYDTVVRWWAEQVRDTSVQLAIGEAVYKVGAAGQPAAWHDAGELSRHLELAGTLAEVRGHVLFSAGDVRRDPLGAVTRMVDEHWS; encoded by the coding sequence ATGGGGAACAGGACAGGGCGCCGGGTCGGCACGAGTCGGCGGGGTTTCGGTGTGGCGACGGTCGGGGCGCTGGGTGCCGCCCTGCTGGGCGGCGCCGGGCTGTGGCGCCTCGGACCCCAGGGCGCCGTGGCCGCCACCCGGAGCGCCGTGCCGCCGTCCGGTGAGGAGATGCGCGGCACCTGGGTGGCCACCACCGGCAACCTGAACTGGCCGTCCCGCCCGGGGCTGCCGGTGGAGGAGCAGCGCGCCGAACTCGACGCCTGGCTGGACCTCGCCGTGCGGCACCGGATGAACACCGTCGTCCTCCAGGTGCGGGCCAACGCCGACACCCTGTGGCCCTCCGCGCTGGAGCCCTGGTCGGCGGTGCTCACCGGCACCCAGGGCCAGGATCCGGGATGGGACCCGCTGGGGCACGCCGTCGAGCAGGCGCACGCGCGCGGCCTGGAGCTGCACGCCTGGTTCAACCCCTACCGGATCGCCGCCCACGACGACCCCGACCGGCTCGCCGAGGACCACCCGGCCCGCCTCCACCCGGAGTGGGTCATCGCCTACCAGGGCAAGCTGTACTACGACCCCGGCCGGCCGGAGGTGCAGCGGCACGTGCGGGACGTCGTGCTGGAGGTGGCGCACGCCTACCCGGTGGACGCCGTGCACTGGGACGACTACTTCTACCCGCAGGAGACCGGCGGGGTGCCGTTCGGGGACGACGCCAGCTGGGAGAGCCACGGCCAGGGCTTCGAGGACCGGGCGGCCTGGCGCCGGGACAACGTCAACACGCTGGTCCGGGAGACCGGGCGGGAGGTGCGGGCGGTCCGCGAGGGCCTGCGGTTCGGCATCAGCCCGAGCGGGGTGTGGCGCAACGCGTCCGCCGACCCCAGGGGCAGCGACACCCAGGCGTTCGCCAGCTACGACGACCTCCACGCGGACTCCCGCAGGTGGGTCCGGAAGGAGTGGATCGACTACGTCGTCCCGCAGGTGTACTGGGAGATCGGCCACTCGGCGGCCGACTACGACACGGTGGTGCGCTGGTGGGCCGAGCAGGTGCGGGACACCTCGGTGCAGCTGGCGATCGGCGAGGCGGTGTACAAGGTGGGCGCGGCCGGGCAGCCCGCGGCCTGGCACGACGCGGGCGAGCTGTCCCGGCACCTGGAACTGGCCGGCACGCTCGCCGAGGTGCGCGGGCACGTGCTGTTCTCCGCCGGGGACGTGCGGCGCGACCCGCTCGGCGCGGTGACCCGGATGGTGGACGAGCACTGGTCGTGA
- the argC gene encoding N-acetyl-gamma-glutamyl-phosphate reductase, translated as MTIRAAVAGASGYAGGELLRLLVRHPEIEIGALTAASNAGQRLGALQPHLTPLADRILQPTEPEVLAGHDVVFLALPHGQSAAVAERLGPDVLVVDCGADFRLTSAADWERYYGTPHAGTWPYGLPELPGARDALKGTRRVAVPGCYPTAVSLALFPAFAAHLVEPDVVVVAATGTSGAGKALKPHLLGSEVMGSMSPYGVGGVHRHTPEMAQNLSVVAGEPVTVSFTPTLAPMARGILATGTARVRPGTTAEALREAYQRAYQAEPFVHLLPEGQWPTTAATLGANTALVQIALDPGAGRLIAISAIDNLTKGTAGGAVQSMNIALGLPEELGLDTIGVAP; from the coding sequence GTGACCATACGGGCAGCGGTGGCCGGGGCCAGCGGGTACGCCGGAGGAGAGCTCCTGCGCCTGCTCGTCCGCCACCCCGAGATCGAGATCGGCGCGCTCACCGCGGCCTCCAACGCCGGACAGCGGCTGGGCGCCCTGCAGCCGCACCTCACCCCGCTCGCCGACCGGATCCTCCAGCCCACCGAGCCGGAGGTGCTCGCCGGGCACGACGTCGTCTTCCTCGCCCTCCCGCACGGCCAGTCCGCCGCGGTGGCCGAGCGGCTCGGGCCCGACGTGCTCGTCGTCGACTGCGGCGCCGACTTCCGGCTGACCTCCGCCGCCGACTGGGAGCGCTACTACGGCACCCCGCACGCCGGCACCTGGCCCTACGGCCTGCCCGAGCTGCCCGGCGCCCGCGACGCCCTCAAGGGCACCAGGCGCGTCGCGGTGCCCGGATGCTACCCGACCGCGGTCTCCCTGGCGCTCTTCCCCGCCTTCGCCGCCCACCTGGTCGAGCCGGACGTCGTGGTGGTCGCGGCGACCGGCACCTCCGGCGCCGGCAAGGCGCTCAAGCCGCACCTGCTGGGCTCCGAGGTCATGGGCTCGATGAGCCCCTACGGCGTCGGCGGCGTGCACCGGCACACCCCGGAGATGGCGCAGAACCTCTCCGTCGTCGCGGGCGAGCCGGTCACCGTCTCGTTCACCCCCACCCTCGCCCCCATGGCCCGCGGCATCCTGGCCACCGGCACCGCCCGCGTCCGCCCCGGCACCACCGCCGAGGCGCTGCGCGAGGCCTACCAGCGGGCCTACCAGGCCGAGCCGTTCGTCCACCTGCTGCCCGAGGGCCAGTGGCCGACCACCGCCGCCACCCTGGGCGCCAACACCGCGCTGGTGCAGATCGCGCTGGACCCCGGCGCCGGCCGGCTGATCGCCATCAGCGCCATCGACAACCTGACCAAGGGCACCGCCGGCGGTGCCGTGCAGTCCATGAACATCGCCCTCGGGCTTCCCGAGGAACTCGGCCTGGACACGATCGGAGTGGCCCCGTGA
- the argJ gene encoding bifunctional glutamate N-acetyltransferase/amino-acid acetyltransferase ArgJ — protein MKDGGALDLALVVNDGPRRAAAGVFTSNRVQAAPVQWSRQVLKAGAVTAVVLNSGGANACTGPTGFQDTHATAEKVAAALTAAGGTEVGAGEVAVCSTGLIGVHLPMDALLPGVDTAVAALTGDGGEAAARAIMTTDTVHKTAVAGPGTTAAGGWVVGGMAKGAGMLAPGLATMLVVLTTDADVDAAGLDAALREATRTTFDRVDSDGCMSTNDTVLLLASGASGTTPPADEFTEAVRRVCADLAQQLVHDAEGASKDIRIEVTGAATEDDAVEVGRSIARNNLFKCAVHGEDPNWGRVLSAIGTTSAAFEPDRLDVAINGVWVCRAGAAAEDRDLVDMTGREVRVTAHLAAGDATAVIWTNDLTADYVHENSAYSS, from the coding sequence ATCAAGGACGGCGGCGCCCTCGACCTCGCCCTGGTGGTCAACGACGGCCCCCGCCGCGCCGCCGCCGGCGTCTTCACCAGCAACCGGGTGCAGGCCGCCCCGGTCCAGTGGTCCCGGCAGGTCCTCAAGGCCGGAGCAGTGACCGCCGTGGTGCTCAACTCCGGCGGCGCCAACGCCTGCACCGGCCCCACGGGCTTCCAGGACACCCACGCCACCGCCGAGAAGGTCGCCGCCGCCCTCACCGCCGCCGGCGGCACCGAGGTGGGCGCCGGCGAGGTCGCCGTCTGCTCCACCGGCCTGATCGGCGTGCACCTGCCCATGGACGCCCTGCTGCCCGGCGTGGACACCGCCGTCGCCGCGCTGACCGGCGACGGCGGCGAGGCCGCCGCCCGGGCCATCATGACCACCGACACCGTGCACAAGACCGCCGTCGCCGGCCCCGGCACCACCGCCGCCGGCGGCTGGGTGGTCGGCGGCATGGCCAAGGGCGCCGGGATGCTCGCCCCCGGCCTGGCCACCATGCTGGTGGTGCTCACCACCGACGCCGACGTCGACGCCGCGGGCCTGGACGCCGCGCTGCGCGAGGCCACCCGCACCACCTTCGACCGGGTCGACTCCGACGGCTGCATGTCCACCAACGACACCGTCCTGCTCCTGGCCTCCGGCGCCAGCGGCACCACCCCGCCCGCCGACGAGTTCACCGAGGCCGTCCGCCGGGTCTGCGCCGACCTCGCCCAGCAACTGGTCCACGACGCCGAGGGCGCCAGCAAGGACATCCGCATCGAGGTCACCGGCGCCGCCACCGAGGACGACGCCGTCGAGGTCGGCCGCTCCATCGCCCGCAACAACCTCTTCAAGTGCGCCGTCCACGGCGAGGACCCCAACTGGGGCCGGGTGCTCTCCGCCATCGGCACCACCTCCGCCGCCTTCGAGCCGGACCGGCTCGACGTCGCCATCAACGGCGTCTGGGTCTGCCGCGCCGGGGCCGCCGCCGAGGACCGCGACCTGGTCGACATGACCGGACGCGAGGTCCGCGTCACCGCCCACCTGGCCGCCGGCGACGCCACCGCCGTGATCTGGACCAACGACCTCACCGCCGACTACGTCCACGAGAACAGCGCCTACTCCTCCTGA